One segment of Chiloscyllium plagiosum isolate BGI_BamShark_2017 chromosome 5, ASM401019v2, whole genome shotgun sequence DNA contains the following:
- the igfbp3 gene encoding insulin-like growth factor-binding protein 3, which translates to MVYALCVLAVATLSVKLAASLGPIVRCEPCDARALAQCKPLQGDCQPVREPGCGCCMTCALRQGQQCGVYTERCASDFTCLPRAGESRPLQALLEGRGLCTNQTAKFRILNAAGNTNRSEDERNASNSGNEWSPNTHRMQESKSHQQHNKLLRKEASRKSQLYKINNEAENTETTNFSSEIKHDTEYGPCRREMEDILNNLKAVSILSPRGVYIPNCDKKGFYKKKQCRSSKGRRRGLCWCVDKYGTRLPSYERNGELRCYSFESK; encoded by the exons ATGGTGTACGCGCTATGTGTGCTGGCCGTGGCGACGCTGAGTGTCAAGTTGGCCGCCTCTCTGGGACCTATCGTCCGCTGCGAGCCGTGCGACGCCCGGGCGCTGGCGCAGTGCAAGCCGCTGCAGGGAGACTGCCAGCCGGTCCGGGAGCCGGGCTGCGGCTGCTGCATGACCTGCGCCCTCCGCCAGGGGCAGCAGTGCGGCGTCTACACCGAGCGCTGCGCCTCCGACTTCACCTGTCTGCCCCGGGCAGGGGAGAGCAGACCCCTGCAGGCGCTGCTGGAGGGCAGGGGTCTCTGCACTAACCAGACGGCCAAATTCCGCATCCTGAACGCTGCCG GAAATACCAACCGTTCAGAAGATGAAAGGAATGCCAGTAACTCTGGGAATGAGTGGAGTCCCAACACACACCGAATGCAAGAGAGTAAAAGTCACCAGCAGCATAATAAACTGCTGAGGAAAGAGGCATCAAGAAAATCTCAGCTGTACAAAATCAACAACGAAGCAGAGAACACAGAAACTACCAACTTTTCTTCAGAAATAAAACATGACACAGAATAT GGTCCTTGTCGTAGAGAAATGGAAGACATCCTAAATAATTTGAAAGCTGTATCCATTCTGAGCCCCAGAGGTGTATACATTCCAAATTGTGACAAGAAAGGCTTCTACAAGAAAAAACAG TGTCGATCATCTAAAGGGAGGAGGCGAGGTTTATGCTGGTGTGTGGACAAATATGGCACTCGGCTGCCGAGCTATGAAAGAAATGGAGAATTGCGTTGTTATAGTTTTGAGAGTAAGTGA